In the genome of Dermacentor silvarum isolate Dsil-2018 chromosome 1, BIME_Dsil_1.4, whole genome shotgun sequence, one region contains:
- the LOC119435905 gene encoding kinesin-like protein KIF2A, with protein MSELGAQQEDALRPGVNVDIRRTDGRVHPAVVSAVRSRLVTVEWFENGQTKGKDVDRQTLVALNPGLARASTQLTSPRKDSAASIGGVPVLHRKTTAASLPCAPVHKEDNNDLCNELTRELERAAQLSLALSKKQAAEAGAQQQQNQHRQPQVVEQEEAEAVADLLRRYRAVVDVSDLWMTTDVRLLTRMLSTRALEDDTWLRELEDLVSVKMELLSNLRDAVNKLRKIKDSTRTFVREADGNGRR; from the exons ATGTCCGAGCTAGGGGCACAGCAGGAGGACGCCCTGCGGCCAGGGGTGAACGTGGACATCCGCCGCACCGACGGCCGCGTCCATCCTGCTGTCGTGAGCGCGGTGCGCTCTCGCCTCGTCACCGTCGAGTGGTTCGAAAATGGCCAGACCAAAGGCAAAGACGTGGACCGCCAGACGCTGGTGGCCCTCAATCCGGGGCTGGCCAGGGCCTCTACACAGCTGACGTCTCCCCGCAAAGATTCGGCCGCTTCGATCGGCGGAGTGCCCGTGCTGCACCGCAAGACCACAGCGGCTTCCTTGCCTTGCGCC CCGGTGCACAAGGAGGACAACAACGACCTATGCAACGAGCTGACCCGCGAGCTAGAGCGCGCCGCACAGCTGAGCCTTGCACTCAGCAAGAAACAAGCAGCTGAAGCTGGGGCGCAGCAGCAACAGAACCAACATCGGCAGCCGCAGGTAGTGGAGCAGGAGGAAGCCGAGGCCGTGGCCGATCTGCTGCGGCGATACCGCGCCGTGGTGGACGTCAGCGACCTGTGGATGACCACGGACGTTCGGTTGCTCACGCGCATGCTCAGCACGCGCGCTCTCGAGGACGACACGTGGTTGCGTGAGCTCGAGGATTTGGTGAGCGTCAAGATGGAGCTGCTGTCCAACTTGCGAGACGCTGTTAACAAGCTGCGCAAGATCAAGGACAGCACGCGCACCTTTGTCCGCGAAGCCGACGGCAATGGGAGACGTTGA